A window from candidate division KSB1 bacterium encodes these proteins:
- the secD gene encoding protein translocase subunit SecD codes for MQKGLYTKIIFVIVLLILAGISLYPTFQFTGLQEKETALIKQLAEVSGLTKAQIEEGLVAGDLEARLRKQAPAASIDQAVELGRRLTDLSKKVNSIERRAIKRGLDLQGGVYMVYEADLPQLLRNLAKNPDDRLNEIIEETKKTVEERGLDFFSVLEDNFKKRGIELNRYFGRKGETNDKVIAELKKEAEDAVDRTLEVLRNRIDQFGVSEPMITKQGNNRIIIELAGIQSIQRARNIISSTALLEFKLVQPAEMVWSVLDDIDRVMRIKQKGAAAAQEDTAKTKSATPEGPKAKETEVSLSYLFGEKGAETPSEDEKVVVDENTFSDRPFSSLLRQLQGRNFIAVPMKNVYAVQRILQLPEVKEVIPPDAEFLFGNAPMTLGEEQYQRLYLVKKEPELLGEMLSDASVQVSTGSTSLNAGAPYVSMELNSEGAKIFSKVTGMNVGRELAIVLDGKVASAPVIQTKITTGSAMIEGSFTMEEAKDLALILRAGALPAPLYPITENTVGPSLGQDSIQKGQFSAIVGFILVVLYMIFYYRLSGVVADFALLLNMVFILAVMAAFHATLTMPGIAGIILTLGMAVDANVLIFERIREELRTGKTIRAAIDAGYGRALVTILDANITTLISAVVLYSFGTGPVKGFALTLSIGIIVSMFTAIFVTRLIFDFVTSRYAIKKLSI; via the coding sequence ATGCAGAAGGGTTTATATACCAAAATTATTTTCGTCATAGTGCTTCTGATTCTGGCGGGGATTTCGCTCTATCCTACTTTTCAGTTCACCGGACTGCAGGAAAAGGAGACGGCGCTCATCAAGCAGCTTGCCGAGGTATCAGGCCTGACGAAAGCCCAGATCGAAGAAGGGCTGGTGGCCGGTGATTTAGAGGCGCGTCTTCGCAAACAGGCTCCCGCCGCTTCAATCGATCAGGCTGTCGAACTGGGACGACGGCTGACGGATTTGAGCAAAAAGGTCAACAGCATTGAGCGCCGGGCCATTAAGCGCGGCCTGGATCTGCAGGGCGGTGTCTATATGGTTTACGAGGCCGACCTGCCGCAGCTTTTGCGGAACTTGGCGAAAAATCCGGATGATCGGCTGAACGAAATCATCGAAGAGACGAAAAAGACCGTCGAAGAGCGCGGATTGGACTTTTTTTCCGTTCTCGAAGACAACTTTAAGAAACGCGGCATAGAGCTCAACCGTTATTTTGGCCGCAAGGGCGAGACAAACGACAAGGTGATCGCCGAGTTGAAAAAAGAGGCCGAAGATGCCGTCGATCGTACGCTGGAGGTGCTCCGTAACCGAATCGACCAGTTCGGCGTTTCCGAACCGATGATCACCAAACAGGGTAATAACCGCATCATCATTGAGCTGGCCGGTATTCAGAGCATTCAGCGTGCCCGCAACATCATCAGCTCTACGGCACTCCTGGAATTCAAGCTGGTGCAGCCTGCGGAAATGGTATGGTCGGTTTTGGACGATATCGACCGCGTCATGCGCATCAAACAAAAAGGCGCAGCGGCAGCGCAGGAGGATACGGCCAAGACCAAAAGCGCTACGCCCGAGGGACCCAAGGCGAAAGAAACCGAAGTTTCGCTCAGCTATCTTTTTGGTGAAAAGGGGGCCGAAACGCCTTCAGAAGACGAAAAGGTCGTTGTCGACGAAAATACCTTTAGCGATCGACCTTTCAGCTCTCTTCTGCGCCAGCTCCAGGGCCGCAATTTTATCGCCGTACCGATGAAGAATGTCTATGCCGTGCAGCGCATCCTCCAGTTGCCGGAAGTCAAAGAGGTAATTCCGCCGGACGCCGAGTTTCTGTTCGGCAATGCGCCGATGACTCTGGGTGAGGAGCAGTATCAGCGGCTCTATCTGGTCAAGAAGGAGCCCGAGCTGCTCGGCGAGATGCTTTCCGACGCCAGCGTGCAGGTCTCAACCGGCAGCACGTCGCTGAACGCCGGGGCGCCTTATGTGAGCATGGAGCTGAACAGCGAAGGCGCCAAGATTTTCAGCAAGGTTACCGGCATGAACGTCGGGCGCGAGCTGGCAATCGTGCTGGACGGCAAAGTCGCCTCGGCACCCGTAATTCAAACCAAGATCACAACCGGCAGCGCTATGATCGAAGGCTCCTTTACTATGGAAGAGGCTAAAGACTTGGCGCTCATTCTGCGCGCCGGAGCCCTGCCTGCGCCGCTTTATCCCATTACTGAGAACACTGTCGGTCCCTCACTCGGCCAGGATTCGATTCAGAAAGGCCAATTTTCCGCCATCGTCGGATTTATTCTGGTGGTGCTGTATATGATATTCTACTATCGCCTCTCCGGCGTGGTGGCCGATTTCGCCTTGCTGTTAAATATGGTGTTTATTTTGGCCGTGATGGCGGCTTTTCATGCCACCCTGACGATGCCCGGCATCGCCGGCATCATCTTGACGCTCGGTATGGCAGTCGACGCGAACGTACTGATCTTTGAGCGCATTCGCGAAGAGCTGCGCACCGGCAAGACGATTCGCGCCGCCATCGATGCAGGCTACGGACGCGCTTTGGTCACCATTCTCGACGCCAACATAACAACGCTCATCTCCGCTGTAGTGCTTTACAGCTTTGGTACCGGTCCGGTCAAAGGATTCGCCTTGACGTTGTCCATCGGTATCATCGTCAGCATGTTTACGGCCATCTTTGTTACGCGATTGATCTTTGACTTTGTTACTTCACGCTATGCCATCAAGAAACTCAGCATATAG
- the nhaC gene encoding Na+/H+ antiporter NhaC, which yields MKREPSSPQPLSRKKPTLLHALAPVFLMILFLGAAVLKYHSAPHIPLIFGSLFASLSGLSLGYRWSEIEEGIVHAVAVALQPCLILMVIGVLIGSWIVGGIVPTMIYYGLKLLSPAVFLPTVFIICSLVSLATGSSWSTAGTVGIALIGVGHGLGVPLPMTAGAIVSGAYFGDKMSPLSDTTNLAPAVAGTDLFTHIRHMVYTTGASTIFSLILYTGISLFSRRGAIDSQNVALILNTLQNNFVISPLFLIPALLVIAMVIFRVPALPSLVGGALLGMISALVFQKASLGDVLEAAQSGFSMHSGVQAVDELLSRGGLESMLPTVALILCALSFGGILERTGLLQVIAEAILKTAKSVGSLVTATVLSTIVMNIIAPDQYLSIVVPGRMYRKAYEEKGLALQNLSRALEDGGTLSSPLIPWNTCGAYMAATLGVHPFLYLPFAFLNLINPLVSIIYGFTGVTMVKAAPSSQK from the coding sequence ATGAAAAGAGAACCTTCTTCGCCGCAACCTTTGAGTCGAAAAAAGCCGACGCTCCTTCACGCTTTGGCGCCCGTTTTTTTAATGATTCTTTTCCTCGGCGCAGCCGTCCTCAAGTATCATTCTGCACCGCACATCCCCCTCATCTTCGGCAGTCTTTTTGCCTCCTTGAGCGGTCTAAGCCTGGGCTATCGTTGGTCCGAAATCGAAGAAGGCATTGTACATGCCGTGGCGGTAGCGCTGCAGCCGTGCCTGATCCTGATGGTTATCGGCGTGCTCATCGGCAGCTGGATTGTCGGCGGAATCGTGCCGACCATGATTTATTACGGGCTCAAACTCTTGTCGCCCGCCGTTTTTTTGCCTACTGTTTTCATCATTTGCTCCTTGGTTTCTTTAGCGACCGGCAGCTCCTGGTCGACGGCCGGTACGGTCGGCATTGCCTTGATCGGTGTGGGACACGGCCTCGGCGTGCCGCTGCCCATGACTGCCGGAGCAATCGTCTCCGGCGCCTATTTCGGCGACAAAATGTCTCCGTTGTCCGACACGACCAACCTGGCGCCGGCCGTGGCCGGAACCGACCTCTTTACTCACATCCGACATATGGTCTACACGACAGGGGCCTCGACGATTTTTTCGCTCATTCTTTACACCGGCATCAGCCTTTTTTCGAGGCGCGGCGCTATCGACAGCCAAAACGTCGCGCTTATTTTGAATACACTGCAGAACAACTTTGTCATTTCGCCGCTTTTTCTCATTCCTGCCCTGCTGGTGATCGCAATGGTTATTTTCCGCGTTCCGGCGTTGCCGTCGTTGGTGGGCGGCGCTTTACTCGGCATGATCAGCGCGCTGGTCTTTCAAAAAGCTTCACTGGGGGATGTACTGGAGGCGGCGCAAAGCGGCTTCAGCATGCACAGCGGCGTACAGGCAGTGGATGAACTGTTGAGTCGCGGCGGGTTGGAAAGCATGCTGCCTACAGTGGCACTGATTTTATGCGCACTGTCCTTCGGCGGGATTCTCGAACGCACCGGCCTGCTGCAGGTCATCGCCGAGGCGATCCTCAAGACCGCCAAAAGCGTCGGTTCTTTGGTCACTGCCACGGTTCTGTCGACGATCGTTATGAACATCATCGCGCCGGATCAGTATCTGTCGATTGTGGTGCCGGGAAGAATGTATCGCAAAGCATATGAGGAAAAAGGGCTTGCCCTTCAGAATCTCTCCCGCGCTCTGGAGGACGGCGGCACGCTCAGCTCGCCGCTGATCCCTTGGAATACATGCGGAGCCTATATGGCGGCCACGCTCGGCGTTCATCCTTTTCTCTATTTGCCGTTCGCGTTTTTAAATCTCATCAATCCTCTGGTCTCCATAATCTACGGATTTACCGGCGTCACGATGGTTAAAGCCGCGCCCTCTTCTCAGAAATAG
- a CDS encoding adenylosuccinate synthase, with protein sequence MPAFAVIGAQWGDEGKGKIVDLLSETVDIVARFQGGPNAGHTVVVNGEELVLHQIPSGILRPHTVCVIGNGVVINLKVLWEEIEMVERRGIDVRGRLLISDRAHLIFPYHRALDEALESGSLRQKIGTTGRGIGPAYVDKVGRRGIRVCELLEPDLLRQNIEATAGEYNLLLQTMYGRPPIDVQAVVEECLVYAEKLKAAVIDASVYLNDALRLGKRVLLEGAQGTMLDVDFGTYPYVTSSNPTIGGACVGLGISPQKIDRVIGVAKAYTTRVGMGPFPTEFDADFSEQIRQIGGEFGATTGRPRRCGWFDAVVVNHAVRVNGLTSLAITKLDVLDTLPEIKICTGYRFRDTVLQHYPAGLTAQTEAVPILESHAGWQRPTSNCRSWNDLPTNARKYLDRISELTATPLSLISVGPNRDQTIALA encoded by the coding sequence ATGCCTGCTTTCGCAGTAATCGGCGCTCAATGGGGCGACGAGGGCAAAGGTAAAATCGTCGATCTGTTGAGCGAAACCGTCGATATCGTCGCGCGCTTTCAGGGCGGACCCAATGCCGGACACACAGTTGTCGTCAACGGCGAAGAGCTGGTCCTGCATCAGATCCCTTCCGGAATTCTGCGACCGCATACCGTCTGCGTCATCGGTAACGGCGTGGTGATCAATCTCAAGGTGCTGTGGGAAGAGATCGAAATGGTCGAAAGGCGCGGCATCGACGTTCGCGGCCGCCTGTTGATCAGCGATCGGGCGCATCTCATTTTCCCCTACCATCGGGCGCTGGATGAAGCGCTCGAAAGCGGGTCGCTGCGGCAAAAGATCGGCACTACCGGCCGCGGCATCGGTCCGGCGTACGTCGACAAGGTTGGCAGGCGCGGTATCCGCGTTTGCGAACTTTTGGAGCCGGACCTCCTGCGGCAGAACATCGAAGCGACGGCGGGGGAATATAATCTCCTGCTGCAGACCATGTATGGGCGCCCGCCGATCGACGTTCAGGCTGTGGTAGAGGAATGCCTAGTATATGCCGAAAAACTCAAAGCGGCCGTCATCGACGCTTCAGTCTATTTGAATGATGCCCTGCGCCTCGGTAAGCGCGTGCTGCTGGAAGGAGCGCAGGGAACCATGCTCGATGTCGATTTCGGAACTTATCCCTATGTCACTTCATCGAACCCGACGATCGGCGGCGCCTGCGTCGGCTTGGGAATCAGCCCGCAAAAGATCGATCGCGTGATTGGGGTGGCCAAAGCCTACACGACCCGCGTCGGCATGGGGCCTTTCCCGACCGAATTCGACGCCGACTTTTCCGAGCAGATTCGGCAGATTGGAGGTGAATTCGGCGCCACTACCGGAAGGCCGCGTCGCTGCGGTTGGTTCGACGCTGTAGTCGTCAATCACGCGGTGCGCGTCAATGGGCTGACCTCGCTGGCCATCACCAAGCTGGACGTCCTCGATACTTTGCCGGAAATCAAGATCTGCACCGGATACCGCTTTCGCGATACCGTGCTGCAGCATTATCCCGCCGGCCTGACGGCGCAGACCGAGGCAGTGCCGATTCTTGAATCCCATGCCGGCTGGCAGAGGCCTACATCCAACTGCAGGAGCTGGAACGACCTGCCGACCAACGCGCGCAAGTACCTTGACCGTATCTCCGAACTAACCGCTACGCCGCTGTCGTTGATTTCAGTCGGACCCAATCGCGATCAGACCATCGCCCTCGCCTAA
- a CDS encoding STAS domain-containing protein, with amino-acid sequence MNIEEREENGVIVFQLAGKIIGGPDATQLKERLHALIDAGRRNFLIDLSGVEWMNSTGLGLLINAFGVVHQTGGKLKLCGASEKIRHLLTITKLIGKFSLYDNRQDALAAF; translated from the coding sequence ATGAACATTGAGGAGCGGGAAGAAAACGGCGTCATCGTCTTTCAATTGGCGGGCAAAATCATAGGTGGCCCCGATGCCACGCAATTGAAAGAACGCCTTCACGCACTTATCGATGCGGGCCGCAGGAATTTTTTGATCGACCTTTCCGGTGTCGAGTGGATGAACAGCACCGGATTGGGACTATTGATCAATGCTTTCGGCGTCGTTCATCAAACCGGCGGCAAGCTCAAGCTTTGCGGCGCTTCGGAAAAGATTCGTCATCTGCTGACCATCACCAAGCTCATCGGTAAATTTTCGCTTTACGACAATCGGCAGGACGCTCTTGCCGCCTTTTAA
- a CDS encoding AEC family transporter, translating into MANIVFTANIIAPVFMIVFVGYLLRRQGVVTENFNALTSRVVFNAAMPAMVFRDLTAFSFSEIFSLRLVLFIAATVTLMFLLVWPLAGLLSKDGRDQGAFIQGAVRGNFAILGFAFIQNAFGEAALGRAALVLAVIMPLYNVYSIIALTATMHREQAATIGATIKSIITNPLILALAAALPFFIFELRLPHFLQRSIEYLAALTLPLALIGIGSSLNLRRIQASRLLTFTAAAIKTVLMPLVCTAAAVLLGFRGEELGILFFFFAAPTAIASYVMAEAMGSNGRLAGDIVLVTTLVSVGTISAGVYLLRCLGYF; encoded by the coding sequence TTGGCAAACATTGTTTTTACGGCCAACATCATTGCGCCGGTCTTTATGATCGTCTTTGTCGGCTACTTGCTGCGCCGTCAGGGCGTCGTCACTGAAAATTTCAACGCCTTGACCTCGCGCGTGGTCTTTAACGCCGCCATGCCCGCCATGGTTTTTCGTGATCTGACGGCTTTTTCCTTTTCCGAAATCTTTAGCCTGCGTCTTGTACTCTTTATCGCGGCCACAGTCACACTGATGTTTTTGCTTGTATGGCCGCTTGCCGGCTTGTTGTCAAAGGACGGTCGAGACCAAGGGGCGTTCATTCAGGGGGCCGTTCGTGGAAATTTCGCCATTTTGGGATTTGCCTTTATTCAAAACGCCTTCGGCGAGGCGGCTTTGGGCCGCGCAGCTCTGGTGCTGGCCGTTATAATGCCGCTTTACAATGTCTATTCCATCATTGCCCTAACGGCGACCATGCATCGGGAACAGGCCGCGACGATAGGGGCGACGATCAAGTCGATCATCACCAATCCGCTCATTCTGGCGTTGGCGGCTGCCCTGCCGTTTTTCATCTTTGAACTGCGGCTGCCTCATTTTTTGCAGCGTTCGATTGAGTATCTGGCGGCCCTTACGCTGCCGCTGGCGCTCATCGGCATCGGCAGCTCGCTGAATTTGCGCCGAATCCAGGCGAGCCGCTTGTTGACCTTTACCGCCGCGGCGATCAAGACGGTGCTGATGCCCCTTGTGTGCACCGCCGCCGCCGTACTTCTCGGTTTTCGCGGCGAAGAATTGGGAATTCTTTTCTTTTTCTTTGCCGCGCCGACGGCCATTGCCAGCTACGTCATGGCCGAGGCCATGGGCAGCAACGGTCGCCTGGCCGGGGATATTGTTCTGGTTACGACGTTGGTCTCGGTTGGTACGATTTCCGCCGGTGTCTATCTGCTGCGCTGCTTGGGCTATTTCTGA
- the secF gene encoding protein translocase subunit SecF, with protein MMQFFKETHVDFLKLRRAGYFFSGTLLLISLVSLLLHGGPKYGIDFTGGTSLELRFEKPISAGEIRSSLSQAGYGTAEIKHIGAADENQFIIRLEKSAEGTQIGQVVEQQLRSSFPDNPYEVLMVQEIGPKIGGELRRAAVMAILIALFGILVYISWRFEFKFAVGAVLALFHDVIITLGFFSVLNLEITLVVIAAFLTIVGYSLNDTIVVFDRIRENLKVLRRENLYNIINISINQTLNRTINTSLTTLLVVFALYLFGGEVIHDFAFALLVGILIGTYSSIFIASPLVYEWEAKTEATKGKSAILRKA; from the coding sequence ATGATGCAGTTTTTCAAAGAAACGCATGTCGATTTTTTAAAGCTGCGCAGGGCGGGGTATTTCTTCTCCGGCACCTTACTTCTTATTTCGCTGGTTTCTCTGCTTTTGCACGGAGGCCCGAAATACGGCATCGACTTTACCGGCGGAACATCCCTGGAGCTGCGGTTCGAAAAGCCGATCAGCGCCGGTGAGATCCGTAGTTCATTGAGCCAAGCCGGTTACGGTACGGCGGAGATTAAACATATCGGCGCCGCCGACGAGAATCAATTCATCATTCGACTCGAAAAATCCGCCGAAGGAACCCAGATCGGCCAGGTGGTTGAGCAGCAGCTGCGCTCTTCTTTTCCCGATAACCCTTACGAGGTCCTCATGGTGCAGGAAATCGGGCCGAAAATCGGCGGTGAACTGCGGCGCGCGGCCGTAATGGCGATCCTTATCGCCCTGTTCGGTATCCTGGTCTACATCAGCTGGCGCTTCGAGTTCAAATTTGCCGTCGGAGCAGTTCTGGCTTTGTTCCATGATGTTATCATCACCTTGGGTTTTTTCTCTGTGCTCAATCTGGAGATCACGCTGGTTGTGATCGCTGCCTTTCTAACCATCGTCGGTTATTCACTCAACGATACCATCGTTGTGTTCGACCGGATCCGTGAAAATCTCAAAGTGCTGCGCCGAGAGAATTTGTACAACATTATCAACATCAGCATCAACCAAACGTTGAACCGTACCATCAACACCTCATTGACGACATTGTTGGTGGTTTTTGCACTTTACTTGTTCGGCGGCGAGGTCATTCACGATTTTGCCTTTGCGCTTTTGGTCGGAATTCTCATCGGTACCTATTCGTCAATTTTTATCGCTAGTCCTTTAGTTTATGAATGGGAAGCCAAAACCGAAGCCACAAAAGGCAAAAGCGCCATCCTTCGTAAAGCATAA